The Streptomyces sp. NBC_01689 genome includes a window with the following:
- a CDS encoding cation diffusion facilitator family transporter: protein MSHRPAHHHPHGHAHPHGDTLRHGHEDEREHGHPRPHPPVAPGPTVHRWQRLGHRLRHLLAPHSHEAADKVDVALESSARGMRALWVSLAVLGATALVQAAVVVASGSVALLGDTVHNAADALTAVPLGIAFVLGRRAANRRFTYGYGRAEDLAGLAILLTITASAVFTAWAAVDRLLDPRDVEHLPVVAAAALAGFAGNEWVARYRIRVGREIGSAALVADGLHARTDGFTSLAVLLGAGGAALGWRSADPIVGLLITAAILLVLRDAAREVFRRVMDAVDPALVDSAETALLAVDGVRAVGELRLRWIGHRLRAEVAVVVDGELSVRAAHTVAVACEHALLHAVPKLDAALVHADPAVAPGEADPHLALAHHMSPHHTLVRPVSDHPMSDHPMSDPPVSDPSLSDHPVSHRPTGHLRAPAGQPRTDRAPA, encoded by the coding sequence GTGAGCCACCGCCCCGCACACCACCACCCGCACGGCCACGCCCACCCGCACGGCGACACCCTCCGGCACGGCCACGAGGACGAGCGGGAGCACGGACATCCGCGTCCGCACCCTCCCGTCGCACCGGGGCCGACGGTCCACCGGTGGCAGCGGCTCGGCCACCGGCTGCGGCACCTCCTCGCGCCGCACTCGCACGAGGCGGCGGACAAGGTGGACGTGGCACTGGAGTCCTCCGCCCGGGGCATGCGCGCCCTGTGGGTCTCACTGGCCGTGCTCGGTGCCACGGCGCTCGTCCAGGCGGCCGTCGTGGTGGCCTCCGGGTCGGTCGCGCTGCTGGGCGACACCGTGCACAACGCGGCGGACGCGCTCACCGCCGTCCCTCTCGGCATCGCGTTCGTCCTGGGCCGCCGCGCCGCCAACCGCCGCTTCACCTACGGCTACGGACGCGCCGAGGACCTGGCCGGGCTCGCCATCCTGCTGACGATCACCGCGTCCGCGGTCTTCACCGCCTGGGCCGCCGTGGACCGGCTGCTCGACCCGCGGGACGTCGAGCACCTCCCCGTGGTGGCCGCCGCTGCCCTCGCCGGGTTCGCCGGCAACGAGTGGGTGGCCCGCTACCGCATCCGGGTCGGCCGGGAGATCGGCTCCGCCGCCCTGGTCGCCGACGGTCTGCACGCCCGTACGGACGGGTTCACCTCGCTCGCCGTCCTGCTCGGCGCGGGCGGCGCGGCGCTCGGCTGGCGCTCGGCGGACCCGATCGTCGGCCTGCTGATCACGGCGGCCATCCTGCTCGTGCTGCGGGACGCCGCCCGCGAGGTCTTCCGGCGCGTCATGGACGCCGTCGACCCGGCCCTCGTCGACTCCGCGGAGACGGCGCTGCTGGCGGTCGACGGCGTGCGCGCGGTGGGCGAACTGCGGTTGCGCTGGATCGGACACCGGCTGCGCGCGGAGGTCGCCGTCGTCGTCGACGGGGAGCTGTCCGTCCGCGCGGCGCACACGGTGGCGGTCGCGTGCGAGCACGCGCTGCTGCACGCGGTGCCTAAACTCGACGCCGCGCTGGTGCACGCCGATCCGGCCGTCGCTCCCGGCGAGGCCGATCCACACCTGGCCCTGGCCCACCACATGTCGCCACACCACACGTTGGTTCGCCCCGTGTCCGATCACCCCATGTCGGATCACCCCATGTCGGATCCCCCCGTGTCCGATCCCTCCCTGTCGGATCACCCCGTGTCGCATCGCCCTACAGGGCACCTCCGCGCACCGGCCGGTCAGCCCCGGACCGATCGCGCCCCGGCCTGA
- a CDS encoding cation diffusion facilitator family transporter — MSAHGHDHGSGHAQGHGPGGHGAHSHGVSAGADGRWLAIALALITAFMAVEVVVGVLAGSLALISDAAHMLTDAASIVLSLIAMRLAARPARGGFTYGLKRAEILSAQANGLTLLLLGTWLAYESVRRLIDPPAVEGGLMLVTALVGIAVNVAATWCISRANRSSLNVEGAYQHILNDLFAFIGTAVAALVIVLTGFGRADPIATLMVVALMAKAGYGLLRDSGRIFLEAAPADVDPDALGDRLVALPAVVEVHDLHVWQITSGQAALSAHVLVEPVGDCHAVRRDLEELLRQDYGITHTTLQVDHASEQVLQVALPGERPRLDDPGHCEEAHGPVHREEPHEH; from the coding sequence ATGAGCGCTCACGGCCATGACCACGGATCCGGGCACGCGCAGGGGCACGGCCCGGGGGGTCATGGCGCCCACTCGCACGGTGTGTCCGCGGGTGCGGACGGCCGCTGGCTGGCGATCGCCCTCGCCCTCATCACCGCGTTCATGGCGGTCGAGGTCGTCGTCGGTGTCCTCGCCGGGTCCCTGGCCCTCATCTCCGACGCTGCGCACATGCTCACCGACGCCGCGTCCATCGTGCTCTCCCTGATCGCCATGCGGCTCGCCGCGCGCCCGGCCCGCGGCGGATTCACGTACGGACTCAAACGCGCGGAGATCCTCTCGGCCCAGGCGAACGGACTGACCCTGCTGCTGCTCGGGACGTGGCTCGCGTACGAGTCCGTGCGCCGGCTCATCGACCCGCCCGCGGTCGAGGGCGGCCTGATGCTCGTCACGGCGCTCGTCGGTATCGCCGTGAACGTGGCCGCCACCTGGTGCATCTCCCGGGCCAACCGCTCCTCGCTCAACGTCGAGGGCGCCTACCAGCACATCCTGAACGATCTCTTCGCCTTCATCGGGACCGCGGTCGCCGCGCTGGTGATCGTCCTGACCGGCTTCGGCCGTGCCGACCCGATCGCCACGCTGATGGTGGTCGCCCTGATGGCGAAGGCCGGGTACGGGCTCCTGCGGGATTCCGGCCGCATCTTCCTGGAGGCCGCGCCCGCGGATGTCGACCCGGACGCGCTCGGTGACCGGCTCGTCGCGCTGCCCGCCGTCGTGGAGGTCCACGACCTGCATGTCTGGCAGATCACCTCCGGCCAGGCGGCCCTGTCCGCGCACGTCCTGGTCGAACCCGTCGGCGACTGCCACGCCGTCCGCCGGGACCTGGAGGAACTCCTGCGCCAGGACTACGGCATCACGCACACCACGCTCCAGGTCGACCACGCCTCGGAGCAGGTGCTTCAGGTGGCGCTCCCCGGGGAGCGCCCGCGTCTCGACGACCCCGGGCACTGCGAGGAGGCCCACGGGCCGGTGCACCGCGAGGAGCCGCACGAACACTGA